Proteins from a single region of Diorhabda sublineata isolate icDioSubl1.1 chromosome 2, icDioSubl1.1, whole genome shotgun sequence:
- the LOC130440735 gene encoding peptidyl-alpha-hydroxyglycine alpha-amidating lyase 2-like isoform X2: protein MKIKANYVVAVVTLSFFFSIIIIVSVVESTKNDEPQNEKQEPTVDISEKPDIPKEVKNWPEQPLKLGQVSGVSVNSALQPVIFHRGDRVWDRFSFNETHHFQLAYLGPIKEHTVLTLDPQTGKILGKWGADFFYMPHGLTIDRHDNLWLTDVALHQVFKFKPGELQPSQTFGQRFEPGSDKNHFCKPTSTAIAFTGEIFIADGYCNTRILKYNAAGSLLRIFPTAPDVLSLQVPHGLALIESQDRICVADRENMRVVCPRAGLYSLQGKKEPPLTITLPDMGRVFGIAARGKFIYAVNGPTPALTVQGMTINPQTESVIDHWAPKEETFGNPHDIAVCPNGSALYIVEIGPNRVWKFDLVHPK, encoded by the exons ATGAAAATAAAAGCGAATTATGTCGTGGCAGTGGttactttatcattttttttctcaattataataattgttagTGTGGTTGAATCAACAAAAAAC GATGAACCACAAAATGAGAAACAAGAACCAACCGTCGATATTTCTGAGAAACCTGATATACCGAAAGAGGTGAAAAATTGGCCGGAGCAGCCTTTAAAACTAGGGCAAGTTTCTGGTGTATCTGTCAATTCGGCCTTGCAACCTGTTATCTTTCATAGAGGAGACCGAGTATGGGATCGATT ctCTTTCAACGAAACACATCACTTCCAGCTGGCTTATCTGGGACCAATAAAAGAGCATACAGTTCTTACGCTCGATCCCCAAACAGGGAAAATATTGGGAAAATGGGGAGCAGATTTCTTTTATATGCCACATGGATTAACAATTGATAGACACGATAATCTTTGGTTAACAGACGTTGCGTTGCATCAAGTATTCAAG ttcaaGCCCGGTGAGCTTCAGCCGTCACAAACCTTTGGTCAAAGATTCGAACCAGGATCTGATAAAAACCACTTTTGCAAACCAACTTCAACAGCTATTGCTTTCACTGGTGAGATTTTCATCGCCGATGGTTATTGCAACACAAGGATACTTAAATATAACGCAGCTGGAAGTTTACTCAGAATATTTCCCACAGCTCCAG aTGTTTTGTCGTTACAAGTACCTCACGGATTAGCGTTAATTGAGTCTCAGGACAGGATTTGTGTAGCCGATAGAGAAAATATGAGAGTTGTTTGTCCTAGAGCAGGATTATACTCGTTACAAGGGAAAAAAGAACCACCCCTTACAATTACTTTACCAGATATGGGACGTGTGTTTGGAATTGCAGCTAGAG GCAAGTTTATTTACGCTGTGAATGGACCAACGCCTGCTCTTACCGTCCAGGGTATGACCATCAACCCACAGACAGAATCCGTCATCGATCATTGGGCGCCAAAAGAG GAAACATTTGGAAATCCTCATGATATTGCAGTATGTCCGAATGGATCAGCCCTTTATATAGTCGAAATCGGACCAAATCGAGTTTGGAAATTTGATTTAGTCCACCCAAAATAA